A stretch of DNA from Deinococcus roseus:
TGGTCGGGTAGCAGGGAAACATTGCTGTCTCCCCGCCCCCTCAGAACCGGACTTGAAGCTTTCACCTCATCCGGCTCAAGCCTTCTTGACCCGATATCCCACCCGTTGATGGTAAGCATGGTGGCACCAGCGATGCACCAGACTGCGATTTTCTGAAAGGTCTGATCCCCCTTGCTCTTTGGCGACCCGGTGGTGATTGTCCATTTCCCCTACACCCAGAGGCAAGTGACAAAACCCACACAGGCCCTTTTGCTTTTTGAACAGGCAGATCAGGCTTTTCTGATGGAGCTGTTTTTCTACAGTGCGAACTTTTCGGTCCCTCCAGTACTTCTTTTCCTCAGGATTAAAAGGACTGGCCTTTCCCTTCACTTTGAGGTGTCGAATGATGGGAACACTGCTGTAACTTGGAAGTTGAACATCTCCTGCCTGAAACACCCATGATGTACCCTGCCCAAAGTATTTGTACTTGATCCAGTACCTGGACTTGTTGCGGTGTCTGCGAATGCACCACCTCCACAACATCACCCAGATTTTATGGTCTACTTTAGCGAAGGTTTCCTTGGATGTTCCAGCTTGATAGTAATTTGCCCATCCCCGTACCTTTGGAGTCAGGTCACGAATGACCTGACCTACAGGTGCTTGCTTATGGTCTTTCAGGTATCTTCTGATCCCTTCCACGTGCTTGTTCACCTTTTCCTTTGCTGGTTTGGTGAGCAGCACCTTTCCATACCTGCGAATCTCAAAGCCCAGAAAGTTGAAGCCGTCCTGGATGTGAACCATCCGGGTCTTGGCTTCACTGAGCTGTAATCCTCGCCTGGCTAGAAATTCCTGGATTTTGGGCAAAATATAGTCCTGGATGACCTCTGGGGAAGGGGCAATCACCACAAAATCATCGGCATACCTGATCAGGCTGATCCCCCTGTTCGGCCCAGAACGCTGCGTAGGTGTCACATGTCGACCTTGACGGGTTTCTGAGCCAAACAGTTTCTCGATGCCGTGCAGGGCAATGTTCGCTAGCAGTGGACTGATGGTCCCACCCTGTGGAGTGCCTTCTGGACTGTCCTTGAGCTGCCCGGATTCCATGACCCCCGCTTTGAGCCATTTGCGTAGGATTTTCTTGAAAGTGGGTGTCTGACACAGGATGGCTTCATGATCAATGTGATCAAAGAAACCCTGGATATCTGCGTCCAGCACCCACTTACTGCTTCCTTTCGCACTCATGGCTTTAAAGATGGCTTCAATGGCATCCATCGTGCATCGTCCTGGTCTAAATCCGTAAGAGTTGGCTTCAAAACGGCTTTCCCACTCGGGCTCCAGTGCGAATTTCACGAGGGTTTGCAGCACCCGGTCTTTGACGGTGGGGATTCCCAGAGGTCGGGTTTGGTCCTTTCCTTTGGGAATGTAGACCCGTTTAACCGGTGCAGGACAGTGATCTTTCAGGCTTAGCCCCTCTTGCAGCAGTTGCTCTCGGGCTTCCGGGGAGTCAATGACCACCCCATCCACCCCTGCGGTGTGCTTACCCTGGTTTTCCTGGGTCACCTTACGGATGGCCAGGAGTTTTGCGGATGTGGAACGCACCAGCAGTTTTTGCAGGCTTTTGACCTGTTTCCACTGCTGGTTTCGAGTTGCCCGGAAGATCCTTTCCTGGATGCGCCTTACCGTGCTTGAAGTGGCAGACCAGTTGATGTTCTGCCATTTCAATTCAGGTCCTGGGGTCTGTTCAATGACAAGCATTGTCTAACTTCTCCTTCAGTGGGGGTGCACAAGAATTTCAGTTCCGTAGAAGACCGATCAGACGTCAGCACCTTTTCAGGTTGGGTATTGCCCTATCCAAACCATTACCGTCTGGCATTCGCTTTCTCTGAATTCCTTTACCCCCTGTACCGTCTTCCTTTCCTTGCGGTGGGAATACCACTTTCGTGGAATACATGGGGCTTACCCTGTTGATCGAAGAGGACTCAAACGCTAGAGGGAGGTTGCCACTTCTGACCCGGCAGGAGTTCGTGTACCGTCGCCCGTACGATAACCGTGCGATCCTTCCTGCGTACCATTTTGGTTCAGGTGTGACAGCCTCTTTCACCTGTGCCACTTTACGAGCCGTACAAACAGTGATTCGCTTTCGCTCAA
This window harbors:
- the ltrA gene encoding group II intron reverse transcriptase/maturase, whose translation is MLVIEQTPGPELKWQNINWSATSSTVRRIQERIFRATRNQQWKQVKSLQKLLVRSTSAKLLAIRKVTQENQGKHTAGVDGVVIDSPEAREQLLQEGLSLKDHCPAPVKRVYIPKGKDQTRPLGIPTVKDRVLQTLVKFALEPEWESRFEANSYGFRPGRCTMDAIEAIFKAMSAKGSSKWVLDADIQGFFDHIDHEAILCQTPTFKKILRKWLKAGVMESGQLKDSPEGTPQGGTISPLLANIALHGIEKLFGSETRQGRHVTPTQRSGPNRGISLIRYADDFVVIAPSPEVIQDYILPKIQEFLARRGLQLSEAKTRMVHIQDGFNFLGFEIRRYGKVLLTKPAKEKVNKHVEGIRRYLKDHKQAPVGQVIRDLTPKVRGWANYYQAGTSKETFAKVDHKIWVMLWRWCIRRHRNKSRYWIKYKYFGQGTSWVFQAGDVQLPSYSSVPIIRHLKVKGKASPFNPEEKKYWRDRKVRTVEKQLHQKSLICLFKKQKGLCGFCHLPLGVGEMDNHHRVAKEQGGSDLSENRSLVHRWCHHAYHQRVGYRVKKA